In Candidatus Cohnella colombiensis, one DNA window encodes the following:
- the nuoH gene encoding NADH-quinone oxidoreductase subunit NuoH, with the protein MQRFWDEPLSWGTAGIFVAGAVVVLAVVILFVTYAIYFERKVIGWMQFRKGPNRVGPLGLLQSVADVAKLLFKEDTIPSKADRALFILAPALAFIPSYLVLAIIPYGFNLQFADLNVGFLYYIALSGITTIAVVIGGWASNNKYSLLGGMRSAAQMISYEVPLVLSVVGVVMLSGSLNLRDIVVYQEGYFWHWNFIPQIIAFAIFIISAISELNRTPFDLPEAESELVAGYHVEYSGFRFAFYMLTEYIYVYAIACLTTILFLGGWNSPVPQLDFIPGIIWFFLKFAFIVFSLFWIRASFPRIRVDQLMSFAWKVLLPLAILNIFLTALGIELFGSGG; encoded by the coding sequence ATGCAGCGCTTCTGGGACGAACCACTTAGCTGGGGGACGGCAGGCATATTCGTTGCTGGTGCGGTTGTCGTGCTGGCTGTCGTTATTTTATTCGTAACGTATGCGATATACTTCGAACGTAAAGTCATCGGATGGATGCAATTCCGTAAAGGCCCGAATCGTGTCGGTCCACTTGGCTTGTTGCAGTCGGTTGCGGATGTTGCAAAGCTGCTCTTCAAGGAAGATACGATTCCGAGCAAGGCGGATCGCGCATTATTTATACTCGCACCGGCATTAGCTTTTATTCCATCTTATCTCGTATTGGCCATTATTCCTTACGGGTTCAACCTGCAATTCGCTGATTTAAATGTAGGGTTCCTATACTACATAGCACTCTCGGGTATTACGACCATTGCAGTCGTCATCGGGGGCTGGGCATCGAATAATAAATACTCGTTGCTCGGCGGTATGCGTTCTGCCGCACAGATGATTAGCTACGAGGTTCCTCTCGTGCTTTCCGTCGTAGGTGTCGTCATGTTGAGTGGTTCATTAAATTTGCGTGACATCGTTGTTTACCAGGAAGGCTACTTCTGGCACTGGAACTTCATCCCGCAAATTATTGCATTCGCAATTTTCATCATTTCAGCGATTTCCGAGCTCAACCGTACGCCATTTGACTTACCGGAAGCGGAGTCAGAGCTTGTCGCTGGTTATCACGTAGAGTATAGTGGATTCCGTTTCGCGTTCTACATGCTGACAGAATATATTTACGTTTATGCAATTGCTTGCCTAACGACAATTTTATTCCTTGGTGGCTGGAATTCACCGGTGCCTCAGCTTGATTTCATACCGGGCATTATCTGGTTCTTCCTGAAGTTCGCATTCATCGTGTTTTCGCTCTTCTGGATTCGTGCAAGCTTTCCGCGAATTCGAGTAGATCAACTGATGAGCTTCGCCTGGAAAGTCCTACTCCCGCTAGCGATTCTCAACATTTTCTTGACGGCATTAGGCATAGAACTATTCGGATCGGGGGGCTGA
- the nuoI gene encoding NADH-quinone oxidoreductase subunit NuoI has translation MKGMMKGLGVSLKTLTRKKVTMSYPDMPVIMPDRFRGIQYFEPDKCIVCNQCVRVCPTECISLVGMANPDPEKKGKVIDTYDINFELCILCDLCTEVCPTEAIVMTNNFELAAYSRDELFKDKDWLYANNKLIREDNNNIGAPKGGAK, from the coding sequence ATGAAAGGTATGATGAAAGGATTGGGTGTATCCTTAAAAACACTCACGAGAAAAAAAGTAACGATGTCCTATCCGGATATGCCAGTAATTATGCCGGATCGCTTTCGTGGGATTCAATATTTTGAACCGGACAAATGTATCGTATGTAATCAATGCGTTCGGGTCTGTCCGACGGAATGTATTAGTTTAGTAGGTATGGCCAACCCTGACCCAGAGAAAAAGGGTAAAGTCATTGATACTTATGACATCAACTTTGAACTCTGTATTTTGTGTGACCTGTGTACTGAAGTTTGTCCGACGGAAGCAATCGTCATGACGAACAATTTCGAGTTGGCCGCATATAGTCGTGATGAATTGTTCAAGGACAAGGATTGGCTATATGCAAACAATAAGCTAATTCGTGAGGATAACAACAATATCGGAGCTCCGAAGGGAGGCGCCAAATAA
- the nuoL gene encoding NADH-quinone oxidoreductase subunit L, with amino-acid sequence MSTFFAELAWLVPVFPLVAFAILTAMGKGFKKAGAWVGTAGTFASLVLSVCIAIESLSKSFPGYSDKIEWLKVGALKLTAGYEVTNLTALMLVVVTLVSFLVNLYSHGYMHGDERISTFFAYVSLFTFSMLGLVLSDNMLIFYIFWELVGVCSFLLVGFWFHKPEAKAAAKKAFIVTRIGDLGLFIAVLLLFWYMPGHSLDFTEIHNAFGQGTGIISLGITTLIGILIFIGAVGKSGQFPLHVWLPDAMEGPTPISALIHAATMVAAGVFLVARTFDIFQASSATMMTVAIVGAFTAIFAASIGLAQNDIKRILAYSTVSQLGYMMLALGVGSMTGAMFHLFTHAFFKALLFLGAGSVIHAVHTQDIREMGGLGRSMKITAWTFGIGALALSGIPPFSGFWSKDAVLAAALDKQPILFVVGVIAAFFTALYMARLFFLVFAGKPKQDQHAKESPAVMTIPLVILAILAVTAGFVETPFNGWFGEWLTGEAQEHHASGIVMIVSVIVGLLGIYIGWLMYAKGSIRSDAVSSRVPGLVKVLANKYYIDEIYDLVFVKPLRGLGVVLQAIDDYVVDGAVRAVGHCTKAVGRLNSRLQSGQVQAYVLTAIIGIVILALAIAGRRFW; translated from the coding sequence ATGAGCACCTTCTTTGCTGAACTGGCATGGCTCGTCCCGGTGTTCCCGCTGGTCGCGTTCGCCATTCTAACCGCTATGGGCAAAGGCTTTAAGAAAGCAGGCGCTTGGGTCGGTACAGCTGGCACCTTCGCCTCGCTTGTCTTATCAGTTTGTATTGCAATAGAGAGTTTATCCAAAAGCTTTCCAGGTTACAGTGATAAAATTGAATGGCTCAAGGTCGGCGCGCTGAAGTTAACTGCTGGCTATGAAGTGACGAATCTGACAGCGCTAATGCTTGTTGTTGTTACGTTGGTCAGCTTCCTAGTGAACTTATATTCTCATGGCTATATGCATGGGGATGAGCGTATTTCTACCTTCTTCGCCTATGTGTCGTTATTTACATTCTCGATGCTAGGTCTTGTTCTGTCAGACAATATGCTGATCTTCTATATTTTCTGGGAACTCGTTGGCGTATGTTCGTTCTTGCTCGTCGGTTTCTGGTTCCACAAGCCGGAAGCAAAGGCAGCCGCGAAGAAAGCTTTCATTGTAACAAGAATTGGCGATCTCGGCTTATTCATTGCGGTGCTGCTATTATTCTGGTATATGCCTGGTCATTCGCTAGATTTCACGGAAATTCACAATGCATTCGGTCAAGGAACGGGCATTATTTCCCTGGGAATTACGACATTAATCGGCATCTTAATCTTTATCGGAGCAGTCGGTAAATCGGGGCAATTCCCGCTGCATGTGTGGCTTCCCGACGCGATGGAAGGTCCGACTCCAATTAGTGCGTTAATCCACGCAGCGACAATGGTTGCGGCAGGGGTTTTCCTTGTGGCGAGAACATTTGACATCTTCCAGGCTTCGTCAGCTACGATGATGACGGTTGCGATCGTCGGGGCATTCACCGCCATTTTTGCAGCATCTATTGGGCTTGCGCAAAATGATATCAAACGCATTCTCGCATACTCTACAGTGAGCCAACTCGGTTACATGATGCTGGCGCTCGGCGTAGGCTCTATGACGGGGGCGATGTTCCACCTGTTCACGCACGCATTTTTCAAAGCGTTGTTATTCCTGGGTGCAGGCAGTGTCATCCACGCTGTACACACGCAAGATATTCGTGAAATGGGCGGTCTCGGTCGTTCCATGAAAATTACAGCATGGACGTTTGGTATCGGAGCATTGGCGCTATCAGGGATTCCACCATTCTCAGGCTTCTGGTCTAAAGATGCGGTACTTGCAGCTGCGCTCGATAAACAACCAATTTTGTTTGTTGTAGGTGTAATTGCAGCGTTCTTCACAGCACTTTACATGGCGAGATTGTTTTTCCTTGTGTTCGCAGGCAAGCCGAAGCAAGACCAGCATGCCAAGGAATCTCCTGCTGTAATGACGATTCCACTTGTTATTCTTGCGATTCTTGCAGTGACAGCAGGATTTGTGGAAACGCCGTTCAATGGCTGGTTCGGAGAGTGGCTAACAGGAGAAGCACAAGAGCATCATGCTAGCGGCATTGTGATGATCGTGTCGGTAATCGTAGGCTTGCTAGGGATTTACATCGGCTGGCTAATGTATGCGAAGGGCTCCATTCGCTCGGATGCGGTATCGTCACGTGTGCCTGGTCTCGTCAAAGTATTGGCGAACAAATATTATATCGATGAAATTTATGATCTCGTATTTGTGAAGCCCCTTCGTGGCTTAGGAGTTGTCCTTCAAGCAATTGATGATTATGTTGTTGATGGTGCAGTGAGAGCAGTTGGTCATTGCACGAAAGCAGTTGGACGATTAAATAGCAGGCTACAAAGCGGGCAAGTACAAGCTTATGTACTTACCGCCATTATCGGAATCGTCATTCTGGCGTTAGCCATCGCAGGAAGGAGGTTCTGGTAA
- a CDS encoding NADH-quinone oxidoreductase subunit J produces the protein MFNINIDFTGELVAFFLLAVCAIIGAVMSISFTKVVYMVLSLAFTFISLAGIYILLQAEFVAFVQILIYVGAITILMIFGIMMTKHNAEAQEVARPLLETLAAIGCICLFGILFYAIREADFPEVTTMPLPEDNVREIGFALFKQYVIPFELISVLLTVAFIGAVAIAKREEEPQ, from the coding sequence GTGTTCAACATTAACATTGATTTCACCGGTGAACTGGTAGCCTTCTTCTTATTGGCTGTATGTGCAATAATCGGCGCAGTGATGTCGATTAGCTTCACTAAAGTGGTTTATATGGTATTGTCGCTAGCGTTCACATTTATCTCCCTTGCTGGAATTTACATTTTGCTGCAAGCGGAATTCGTCGCCTTCGTCCAGATTCTGATCTATGTCGGAGCCATTACGATCTTGATGATCTTCGGAATCATGATGACGAAGCACAATGCCGAAGCGCAAGAGGTTGCGCGACCGTTACTGGAGACATTAGCTGCAATCGGCTGTATTTGCCTCTTCGGAATTTTATTCTATGCGATCCGTGAAGCAGATTTTCCAGAAGTTACAACGATGCCATTACCAGAAGATAATGTGAGAGAAATTGGCTTTGCGCTATTTAAGCAGTATGTCATTCCATTTGAACTGATCTCCGTATTGCTCACGGTAGCATTCATTGGTGCTGTTGCGATCGCAAAGAGAGAGGAGGAGCCGCAATGA
- the nuoK gene encoding NADH-quinone oxidoreductase subunit NuoK codes for MSLLGSYLTLAAVLFCIGLYGVLTKRNAVVVLLSIELMLNAANLNMIAFSKYGAIPSLTGQIFSLFTITIAAAEAAVGIAVLIVLYRGRATVNVDEYDELRG; via the coding sequence ATGAGCTTACTAGGCTCTTATCTCACACTCGCTGCTGTGCTCTTCTGTATCGGACTTTATGGAGTGCTGACGAAGCGAAATGCGGTAGTCGTGTTATTATCGATTGAGTTAATGCTTAATGCAGCGAACCTCAATATGATTGCATTTTCCAAGTATGGCGCGATCCCGTCGCTTACGGGTCAAATCTTCTCCTTATTCACCATTACGATTGCAGCGGCAGAAGCTGCGGTTGGCATCGCGGTATTGATCGTGCTCTACCGTGGTCGCGCAACGGTGAACGTGGATGAATATGACGAGTTAAGGGGGTAA
- a CDS encoding NADH-quinone oxidoreductase subunit M yields the protein MLDNIPILSLITFIPLLGALLILFFPSQRNGLIRIAAIIFTVIPLALTILLFAAYQPQAGGGKFTEQATWLSIPLNKELLNNGFQSSKLVFDFHLAVDGISLPLVLLTGIISTMAVLASVHIRKRWKTYYVLFLLLLTGIYGVFLARDLILFFIFFEMTLIPMFFLIGIWGYYGKEKAATRFLIYNGLGSAVMLLAFLMLIATLGFGTNLTETGADIVISGNYDTILQNLSDPNALANLTADQVGNAQFVLNDSMRWGAFILLLIAFGIKIPIFPFHTWMLRVHTEAPPAVVMIHSGILLKMGVYGLIRFGAFLFPEQLHSWATIIAILGVINIVYGAILACIQTEFKLVLAYSSISHMGIVLLGIASLEEVGFQGAIYQSVSHGLISALLFLIVGSLYERTNTTELSELGGLAKSMPFMSGILLLGGLASLGLPGLSGFIGEFLSFLGLFGSMKWITAVGVLGILFAAIYVLRSILKITYGPVADKFANLKDARFIEALPMVALAALIILLGVYPSLLTSVMEYGFSGLVEQLQSGMGG from the coding sequence ATGCTGGATAACATCCCAATATTATCGTTAATTACTTTCATCCCATTACTAGGTGCGTTGCTTATTCTGTTCTTCCCATCGCAACGAAACGGATTAATTCGGATCGCGGCTATTATCTTCACAGTTATTCCGTTAGCGTTAACGATATTATTGTTTGCTGCTTATCAGCCTCAAGCTGGGGGTGGCAAATTTACAGAGCAAGCGACGTGGTTATCGATTCCATTGAATAAGGAATTGCTTAATAACGGCTTCCAGTCTTCGAAACTCGTATTTGACTTCCATCTTGCGGTTGATGGCATTTCGTTACCTCTTGTTCTTTTAACGGGTATCATCTCGACGATGGCAGTACTCGCTTCTGTGCATATTCGCAAACGTTGGAAAACGTACTATGTGTTATTTTTACTTCTATTGACCGGTATTTATGGAGTGTTCCTTGCACGTGACCTGATTCTATTCTTCATCTTCTTCGAAATGACGTTAATTCCGATGTTCTTCCTCATTGGGATCTGGGGTTACTATGGCAAGGAAAAGGCGGCAACGCGGTTTCTCATCTACAATGGATTAGGCTCAGCGGTAATGTTGCTTGCATTCCTGATGCTGATTGCTACGCTAGGTTTTGGAACAAATTTGACGGAGACCGGTGCCGATATCGTTATCAGTGGTAACTATGACACGATCCTCCAAAACTTAAGCGATCCCAATGCTTTAGCGAATCTTACAGCTGATCAAGTTGGAAATGCCCAATTTGTATTGAATGATAGTATGAGGTGGGGCGCATTTATTCTGCTGCTGATTGCATTCGGCATCAAAATTCCGATCTTCCCGTTCCACACTTGGATGCTGCGCGTTCATACCGAGGCACCGCCAGCGGTTGTTATGATTCACTCCGGGATTTTGTTGAAAATGGGTGTATACGGACTGATCCGCTTTGGCGCATTCCTGTTTCCTGAACAGCTTCATTCGTGGGCGACGATAATCGCGATCCTTGGTGTAATCAACATCGTATATGGCGCAATACTAGCTTGTATACAAACAGAGTTCAAACTTGTACTTGCCTATTCTAGTATTAGTCACATGGGAATCGTGTTACTGGGGATCGCTTCACTTGAAGAAGTCGGTTTCCAAGGCGCAATCTATCAATCGGTGTCTCATGGACTAATCTCCGCGTTGCTGTTCCTAATCGTAGGTAGCTTGTACGAGCGGACGAACACGACAGAGCTAAGTGAGCTGGGCGGTTTGGCGAAATCTATGCCATTCATGTCTGGAATATTGCTCTTAGGGGGTCTTGCTTCATTAGGACTTCCAGGGCTGTCCGGGTTTATCGGGGAGTTTCTCTCGTTCCTTGGACTATTCGGTTCAATGAAATGGATTACAGCAGTTGGTGTGCTCGGAATTCTATTCGCTGCAATTTATGTGCTGCGAAGCATATTGAAAATTACTTACGGCCCTGTTGCTGACAAGTTCGCGAACTTGAAGGATGCGCGCTTCATAGAGGCGCTACCGATGGTCGCACTTGCTGCACTGATCATTCTGCTTGGTGTATATCCATCCCTCCTTACGAGCGTCATGGAATATGGATTTAGCGGCTTAGTGGAACAACTTCAATCCGGGATGGGGGGTTAA
- a CDS encoding NADH-quinone oxidoreductase subunit N — translation MSGFQTLTWSDAWYLAPELVLSIFTVLLIVVDLFLPKRINRNVIGWLTLLGIVIAAVFVVLLIREEQVYNLMSGSYRIDDFGNILKLVFLGATGFIVLSSLGTVRDDDIKIKAEFYYLLLPATLGAMVMASSGDLITLFVGLELLSITSYILVAARKKERVSGEAAFKYVVTGSVASAFILYGMSFLYGMTGSTNLMFIAQSLSTGLQSFEALLYVSLFLMIAGFAVKLALAPFHAWSADVYQGAATPVTAFLAIVAKGAAFAMFYRVFFMFNAFFFVNGHTTLNSDILLALTVLAAAAMIVGTAGALRQKNVKRLLALSGVANAGILLIPLSIGLGQFHSSHFSEFSYYLIAYAFMNIGAFSVFSIVSKDTGSEQISAFAGLYHRAPWTAGAMTVLLCSLAGLPVTGGFFGKLFILFSTTQSKEYWLAAILLVSTVISYAVYFSFIRQMYMRTGAVDSGLKISMPTGFTIWLCVIATLALGFLPMPIIDWINSIFTIELDFLIR, via the coding sequence ATGTCAGGTTTCCAGACTTTAACGTGGAGTGACGCATGGTACTTGGCCCCCGAGCTTGTATTGTCGATCTTTACCGTGCTGCTTATTGTCGTTGATTTATTTTTGCCTAAACGGATCAATCGCAATGTGATTGGCTGGCTCACATTACTCGGGATTGTCATAGCGGCGGTCTTCGTGGTCCTGCTCATTCGAGAAGAGCAAGTTTATAATTTGATGTCCGGAAGTTATCGAATCGATGACTTTGGTAACATTCTTAAGCTTGTATTTTTAGGTGCTACGGGCTTCATTGTTCTATCCTCTCTCGGGACAGTTCGCGATGATGACATTAAGATTAAGGCAGAGTTCTATTACTTGTTACTGCCAGCGACACTAGGTGCAATGGTTATGGCTTCCTCAGGCGATCTCATTACTTTGTTCGTTGGCTTGGAGCTGCTTAGCATTACATCGTATATTCTCGTGGCAGCTCGCAAGAAGGAACGAGTATCCGGTGAAGCGGCGTTTAAGTATGTCGTGACTGGAAGCGTCGCTTCCGCCTTCATTTTATACGGGATGTCCTTCCTCTATGGAATGACGGGCTCGACAAACCTAATGTTCATCGCGCAAAGCTTAAGCACGGGACTCCAAAGCTTTGAAGCTTTGCTCTATGTCAGCTTATTCCTGATGATTGCAGGCTTTGCAGTAAAGCTAGCGTTGGCACCCTTCCATGCATGGTCTGCGGACGTCTACCAAGGTGCTGCAACTCCGGTCACAGCGTTTCTAGCTATAGTGGCGAAGGGCGCTGCGTTTGCAATGTTCTACCGCGTGTTCTTCATGTTTAATGCATTCTTCTTTGTGAATGGGCATACAACATTGAACTCCGATATTTTGCTAGCGTTAACAGTCCTTGCAGCAGCTGCGATGATTGTGGGGACAGCGGGGGCATTACGGCAAAAGAATGTGAAGCGCTTATTAGCCCTTTCCGGCGTTGCTAATGCAGGGATCCTGCTCATACCACTTTCAATCGGATTAGGTCAGTTTCACTCGTCACATTTTTCTGAGTTTAGCTACTATTTGATCGCTTATGCGTTCATGAATATCGGGGCATTTTCGGTGTTCTCGATCGTATCTAAAGATACAGGTAGTGAGCAAATATCCGCTTTCGCTGGACTTTACCATCGTGCGCCGTGGACAGCGGGGGCGATGACTGTATTGCTCTGCTCACTTGCTGGGCTTCCGGTTACTGGTGGATTTTTCGGAAAGCTATTCATCCTATTCTCGACGACACAAAGCAAGGAATACTGGCTTGCAGCCATATTACTTGTATCAACGGTGATCTCGTATGCGGTGTACTTCTCGTTTATTCGCCAAATGTACATGCGCACAGGTGCGGTAGATTCTGGGCTGAAGATTTCGATGCCTACAGGCTTTACGATCTGGCTATGTGTAATCGCAACACTAGCACTTGGTTTTCTGCCGATGCCGATCATTGACTGGATTAACAGCATCTTCACAATTGAACTAGATTTTTTGATTCGATAG
- a CDS encoding S8 family serine peptidase: MTTLKKYSKLLLMALAICISMGTDLPQSVASAEQSPTNKEVSIASLVKIEANETNSVVNTNAPFLRTTGFLDAWNNFNAEVTSTIAIIDTGVDFNHPDLKPFLLSGKNMISPTKPPQDDNGHGTAVAGVIVAVAKAGESLGRPKWQGRIMPIKALDKNGAGDDQHLTQAINYAVEQGADIIVLSLGLRRDEPNLRKAVQDAENNGVLLIAASGNDAVNFGNKAKVQYPAAYTSVLAISGSNVLTPVKQSTPGPEVDISAAWKVDTLAIGGGTATMEGSSMGAPQVAAAAAMLKAQNPDWSPHRVREALRSTAQRNEAFSWDSKIGYGYLAVNKALQYDGSVDWREPNDTKDKAKVFPEGKEVAGKWTSVSDVDWYSVEIRYDGLYSVSGEGVQLALYNSSGSDLITGTTNASSNTTQWRLAKGRYLLKVANTNSVNNEYRLTNQFVIAADALEPNDRAATAFTLAPRSQTWTGTFHQRGDEDWMIINLPVEGTLRLAITTDTVRIDLELMIQPIGGSILIADDQGDGGSEELIMKNAKPGKYYIRIKNVVSPNPEPVVGTYTASLEYITQYIDAYEPNNGPLTATPLSDRLVYNGLIDTTADEDWFRFTVTNKKLVKLDLGNIPLNTVARVELIDADQNSIAIWKNVLGATSLEGQRILEKGTYYVVVTANRAFLQQTYDLEMRQETTSSSFTDLVGHWASADVETLYRAGWIKGYPDGRFLPNKTLSRGEGVTAMVRAIGLQASSTKLRFTDIPTKSWLYEYVTKADRAGWLAPYTSSQFLPNQAMTRGEAAQLIATAIQLNLPARPSQVFNDVSAKDPLAGVLEAMKQEGLISGYIDGTFKPSATITRAEWSKLLAKVYRR; encoded by the coding sequence ATGACAACACTCAAGAAGTACAGTAAGTTACTCCTAATGGCGCTTGCAATATGCATCAGTATGGGGACTGATTTACCGCAAAGTGTAGCAAGTGCAGAGCAATCTCCAACGAACAAGGAGGTGTCGATAGCTTCACTGGTGAAGATTGAAGCGAACGAAACAAATTCAGTTGTGAATACGAATGCTCCATTTTTACGCACGACAGGCTTCCTCGATGCTTGGAACAACTTCAATGCTGAGGTAACTTCGACGATTGCGATTATAGATACAGGTGTAGATTTTAATCATCCAGATCTCAAACCTTTTCTCCTATCGGGGAAAAATATGATCAGTCCAACTAAGCCACCACAAGATGACAATGGTCATGGGACTGCAGTTGCAGGCGTAATTGTGGCAGTAGCCAAAGCTGGAGAGAGTCTCGGAAGGCCAAAGTGGCAAGGGCGAATTATGCCAATCAAAGCGCTGGACAAAAACGGTGCAGGAGATGATCAGCATCTCACACAAGCGATTAATTACGCAGTCGAGCAAGGCGCGGATATTATTGTACTCTCTCTTGGACTAAGAAGAGATGAACCCAATTTACGTAAAGCAGTGCAAGATGCAGAAAATAACGGAGTTTTACTCATCGCGGCGAGTGGAAATGATGCGGTCAATTTCGGCAATAAAGCAAAAGTGCAATACCCTGCAGCCTATACGAGTGTGCTTGCCATCTCAGGTTCGAATGTGCTAACTCCCGTTAAACAATCCACTCCGGGTCCTGAGGTTGATATTAGCGCAGCCTGGAAAGTGGACACGCTTGCAATTGGAGGCGGAACAGCAACGATGGAAGGGAGTTCAATGGGGGCTCCGCAGGTTGCTGCCGCTGCTGCGATGCTTAAAGCGCAAAATCCAGATTGGAGCCCACATCGTGTGCGTGAGGCACTTAGAAGTACAGCGCAGCGTAACGAAGCATTTTCATGGGACTCAAAGATCGGTTATGGGTACCTGGCAGTGAATAAGGCGCTCCAGTATGATGGCTCTGTCGATTGGAGAGAGCCGAATGATACAAAAGACAAGGCGAAAGTGTTTCCAGAAGGGAAAGAAGTTGCTGGAAAATGGACGAGTGTAAGCGATGTAGATTGGTATTCCGTAGAAATTCGGTACGATGGTCTATATTCAGTAAGTGGTGAAGGCGTTCAATTGGCTCTATACAATAGTTCAGGCAGTGATCTAATTACCGGGACAACAAATGCTTCTTCAAATACTACACAATGGCGGCTAGCCAAAGGACGTTACCTGCTGAAAGTGGCGAACACGAATTCAGTAAACAATGAATACCGACTGACTAACCAATTTGTCATTGCTGCGGATGCGCTTGAGCCTAATGATCGTGCAGCAACAGCATTTACATTGGCACCACGCAGTCAGACCTGGACAGGTACTTTCCACCAACGTGGTGACGAGGATTGGATGATCATTAATCTTCCAGTTGAGGGGACACTCCGACTTGCGATCACGACAGATACAGTACGAATCGATCTTGAGTTGATGATTCAACCGATCGGAGGATCGATCCTGATTGCCGACGATCAAGGTGATGGCGGTAGCGAAGAACTGATTATGAAAAATGCCAAACCCGGCAAATACTATATTCGAATTAAAAATGTTGTATCTCCGAATCCTGAACCAGTTGTGGGGACCTATACCGCATCTCTAGAATATATTACCCAGTATATTGATGCTTATGAACCAAACAATGGGCCATTGACGGCTACTCCATTGTCGGACAGACTCGTCTATAATGGACTAATCGATACGACTGCGGATGAGGACTGGTTCCGATTCACCGTCACGAATAAGAAGTTGGTCAAACTTGACTTGGGCAACATCCCACTTAACACTGTAGCTCGAGTTGAACTCATTGATGCTGACCAGAACAGTATAGCGATATGGAAAAATGTACTTGGGGCAACATCGCTCGAAGGTCAGAGAATTCTCGAAAAAGGGACGTATTATGTTGTCGTGACGGCCAATCGTGCATTCTTGCAACAAACATACGATCTCGAAATGAGACAGGAAACAACTTCAAGCTCTTTTACTGATCTTGTCGGACATTGGGCATCAGCAGATGTGGAGACACTATACAGAGCGGGATGGATCAAAGGCTATCCAGATGGACGGTTCCTCCCGAACAAAACGCTTAGTCGTGGTGAAGGTGTAACAGCAATGGTGCGTGCCATCGGATTACAAGCATCCTCCACTAAGCTGAGATTTACGGACATTCCAACTAAAAGCTGGTTATATGAGTATGTAACTAAGGCCGATCGAGCAGGTTGGTTAGCCCCATACACATCCTCACAATTTTTACCTAACCAGGCAATGACTCGCGGAGAAGCGGCACAACTTATCGCTACAGCGATTCAGTTGAACCTTCCTGCACGTCCATCTCAAGTGTTCAATGACGTTTCAGCTAAAGATCCACTCGCTGGCGTATTAGAGGCGATGAAGCAAGAAGGGTTGATTTCTGGTTATATAGACGGAACTTTTAAACCAAGCGCAACCATTACACGGGCCGAGTGGTCTAAACTATTGGCGAAAGTCTATCGGCGATAA